A part of Arachis hypogaea cultivar Tifrunner chromosome 12, arahy.Tifrunner.gnm2.J5K5, whole genome shotgun sequence genomic DNA contains:
- the LOC112727596 gene encoding small ribosomal subunit protein eS24z: MADKAVTIRTRKFMTNRLLSRKQFVIDVLHPGRANVSKAELKEKLARIYDVKDPNTVFVFKFRTHFGGGKSTGFGLIYDTVENAKKYEPKYRLIRNGLDTKVEKSRKQMKERKNRAKKIRGVKKTKASDSAKAGKKK; the protein is encoded by the exons ATGGCTGACAAAGCGGTTACCATCAGAACAAGGAAGTTTATGACTAACAGGCTCCTCTCCAGAAAGCAATTC GTCATTGATGTTCTTCATCCAGGGAGGGCAAATGTTTCTAAG GCTGAGCTTAAGGAGAAGCTTGCTAGAATCTATGATGTTAAGGACCCCAACACGGTGTTTGTGTTCAAGTTCCGCACCCATTTTGGAGGTGGCAAATCCACTGGTTTTGGTTTGATTTATGACACTGTTGAGAATGCTAAGAAGTATGAGCCTAAGTACAGACTTATTAGG AATGGACTTGATACTAAGGTTGAAAAGTCGAGGAAGCAAATGAAGGAGAGAAAGAACAGGGCAAAGAAGATCCGTGGAGTAAAGAAG acCAAGGCTTCTGATTCTGCCAAGGCTGGAAAGAAGAAATGA